The sequence below is a genomic window from Ruminiclostridium josui JCM 17888.
GTAGTATTTGTTGATGATAATAATCGTATAACATGTAAAACAAATTATGAAAAGCATGGCCAGATAGTAGAATAATGATTTAGGCCGTTTACATTTACGTTGATTTTGGTATTAAGTTACATGTTTGGAAATATTTTAAAATATTGAAAGATAACCCCCTTATTGAATAAGGGGGTCTCTTTTTGGGATATGTCTAAGGTCATTCAAATTCCGAATAACCCATTGCATTATAGTCTGGGGTTGAAATGGTAACTTTTATTTTAAGATTATGGTCTTTTTGAAATTGAATGAGAGCCTCTTTCAAATCGTCCTCATATATACCTGATTCATAACCATTAAAATATCCCAATTGTTTTAGCCTTTCTTGAACTGCCAGAACATCTGCCCCTCTGTCTCCAGGTTTCAAGTTTCTGAATCCCATTCCAAAGGGCCCGAATGGACCGTTGCGAATAACAACAGCTGTCCCCAATGGCACTAGATTATATAGCTCTTTTATGTCCCTATTATACATACGTATGCATCCATGACTTGCAGACCTTCCAATTGATGCTTCATTTGTTGTACCATGAATACCATAATTACCCCATCTGACATTTAAGCCCAACCATCTTCCACCGAATCCCTTTCCCCATTGGCTCTTTTCAACTATTTTCCATTCTCCTATTGGAGAGGGCCATCCTGGTTTTCCTGATGAAATAGGATATTTTTTTATACATTTATCGCTTTCAAATAAATAAAGTGTTTTTTCATCTATATGTATCAATATCAGAAATTGCTGTTGGTTATTTGCTGCATGCCTTGTGAAATTCCCTTTAAAAACACAAGTATTAGCTGCAAAAAAGAGAGCAATGGATAGTATAAAAATTGCAATGATATAGAATATTTTGTTCCTTTTTATCAAGATAAACATGATTAACCTCCCTCTAAAGAAATATATGCTGAAATGTTTAATGTAAGAATGGGAGTCTGAAATATTAGTAATAACCACCACTGCATACACATTAATACAAATGCACATAATATTGAAATAAAACATACGAATGAGTGGTTTATAATGGAAAAAATAAGTAAGAACCAGCTATTCTGTTTGATAATGATGGGACAAATTGGAAGCACCAATCTATGGGCCTTAGGCATTGAAGCTAAAAGAGATGCCTGGATTGTTGATATAATTTCAACAATTGCCGGAATGGGCTTGGTCTGGTTGTATACATCAATATATAGTAAGTATCCTGAAAAAAACATTGTGGGAATAACCCAATCTATTCTTGGTAAGGTCTTGGGATGGCCATTGGGATTTGTTTATTTTATGATATATACTTTTAATGCTACCCGAACAACAAGTGAATTTGCTGATTTAATAAATGTTACATTTTTACAAGATACACCCAATTTTGTAATACAGATTATCTTTTATATAGCAATTATTTACGTTCTTTTTTTAGGAATAGAGACTTTGGGGCGTATTGCTGAAATAATATTTCCAATAGTTATGTTCTTAATAATATCTATTTATATTATGATAATTGCATCAAAACAGATAGATATGAAAGAGCTGCTGCCTGTATTTCAAGATGGGTACAAACCTATATTAAAGGCTTTTTATCCAATAGGAATTAACTTTCCTTTCGGTTTGGTTTATGTTTTTTTTCAGTTCTGGAAGTATAATGGCTCGGTACAGGAAGTAAAAAAAACAACTTACTGGGCACTTATAGTGACAGGGATTAATCTGACAGTTTCTTTAATAATAATGGTTACAACATTGGGTACTAATTATACTTCCAATGCTACAATACCATTTCTAGAGGTAATCAAACTTATTAGTGTCGGCGATATAATTACTAACCTTGACGCAATAGGAGTTATTCTGGTATTTATGGGTGGATTCTATTTAACCATATTTTTTTACTATTCGGCAGTTTTAATCTTTTCAGAATTATTTAATATAAAAGATTACAGATGGGTGCTAATTCCATTGGCTGTTTTCATTATGTGGTATTCAAAAGTATATGAGCCAAATTATCCGTTTCATGTAAAATACCTAGTACCCCAGTACTGGCAGCAATGGGTACCAGTTAGCAATGTAATTCCCGCTATGCTTTTATTAATATTTCATCTTAAAAAATACTGCAATAAGAATCTAAATATTCAAAACAATAAAAGTTAGGAAAGAAGAAGAGAAATATGATAAAGTTTATCACTAAAATAATAAATGACACAATAGAGACAGGGATAGGACAAAGTATAATAGCATTTTCGGCATGGGGATATGCTTTTCTTTTAGTAGCGGTAGCTTTGTACTATGCGGTACTATCCCTGATAAAGTTGATTTTTGGTAAGAAAAACTAAAGGCTTCTTTACTTATCAATCTTTTTAGCATTGAGTGGTTTTAAAGTTAGTCCGGTTCTGTTGAGACAAGTATCTACTTTAAGTGTATATGATACATTTGGGAATATTTCATCATTCCATTTATTTTTTATTTTACTCCAGGTTTTAGGGTACTTTATTTCAAAAGCTCTTCCAAAACCTAATACATCTGTTTTCATATTTTCCTGTATATTCTTTATTGTTTTATCAGTTAAAAGTTTTATATAATTTGAAAATTTGTTGTTAATTTGCTCAAATAGCTGTAGGTTAGTCACATCTAGATCTTGATCGACTTCGGTCATATTTCCTTCTGCTTTTATTGAAATATTGAATAATATATTACCTTTATCATTTATGGAAGGTTTGATAGAACATTTAATTTTTATCAGTTCAATTGTAACTTTACTGCTGGAATTATCCTTAAGTGCTTCTACATTGATGGATGTCTTGCTGCATTTACCAATCAAAATATTCAGACCAAGAGTTTCTTTGTAATCCAGAAAGCCTACTAGTTTATCTTTCTTAAATAATGCTGCTCCGTTAAGTTCTAAACCTTTGCGCTCTTCCGGCTCTGTTCCTTCTATAGGAACACTTTTAACATTAATTAACTTAAAAACACCGGTAATAGGGTTTTTTCCTTCACCGGGCATTGTCTTAATAAAATCAATTACTTTTGAGACTGCAGAACTTGAATCTATCTTTTGAGATTTGAGTATGCCTTCCATGTAGTTTGCCTGTATTTTTTCAAGGCCATGCTTAACACCAAGTACTTCGGCGGCTTTACAGTCAGAAGTAACAACAAGCCATGTTGTTTTTCTTAATTCATGACTGCGGGTTATAAAATCAATAGTGTCTCCAAGACCTTCTCGTGCATAATCCTCACCAACGACTATTACTTTAATATGAGAGAAAAAGCTTCTTCTGTCAAATTCTTTTATTGTTCGTCTGATTGCTTCAAATATTGAGTCACCTGACGAAATGACCAACTCGTAAGGAGGTTCGTTTCCACCGCCTTGCTTTTCCATGGCTGCAGGACGTACTATTTGACTTGTTAATTGAACTCTGCCGTCTGCTCCTTTATCAAACCCTATAGCCATTGCAATACCCAATTGATTCAGCTCTTTGCGATCCCAGCAGCCTGTCAGGAGCATTGAAAAAAAAGTAATGATAAATATTACCACAACAGTTTTTTTATTCAATAGTTTTTTCCTCCTTTCTTCTTATTAGGCTCATTAGGTTTATTAGGCATCTGTTTTGATGCTTGCCTGCCAGACTTTTTCCAGGTAATAACTTTAGGTCGATTTCTCATAATCCAGAGAGGAAATCTGATAATGCTGTCTTTCATATCGCTCCAATTTATGGGAGCTAGAGGTGACATAAATGGAGTTCCGAAGGTTCTAAGAGAACACATATGTGCCAATATACAGAACATACCTACAATTACGCCAAAAAGTCCAAAAGCACTGCTAATAAAAATCATAGCAAATTTTAGAATTATTATTGCATCATAAATTGAAGGGAGTATAAAGCTTGTAATAGCAGACAAAGCTGTGATAATAACCATGGGGGCACCGATTATTCCTGCTTCAACAGCGGCTTGTCCTATAACAAGAGTTCCAACAATACTTACTGCAGTACCAACAGCTTTAGGCATCCTTATTCCGGATTCACGCAGTAGTTGAAATATAATTTCGCTTATAAGTGTCTCAATTAGAACAGGAAAAGGAATTCCTTCTCTGGCAGCAGCAAAAGTTACAAGAAGGACAGTAGGGACCATTTCCTGATGGAATGTGGTAAGGGAAATATACACAGCAGGAAGGGTAAGGGTTACAAATAATGCAAGAACCCTTAGTATCCTCACCAAGTTAGTCAGGTACGGTCGGGAAAAATAATCTTCAGGTACCTGGAGCGACTCAACAAAAGTATAGGGTACTGTCAATACAATAGGTGTTCCTCCGCACAAAATTGCAACTCTTCCTTCAAGGAGTTTTGCACAAACCTTGTCTGGCCTTTCACTGTTTCCTATTGTTGCAAAAGGGGATAAGGGATTATCTTCAATAAACTGCTCAATATAACCGGATTCCAGTATGACATCGGTATCTATACGGTTTATTCTGTCACGTACTTCTTGAATAACCTTGTCGTTGGCAATACCCTGAATGTATGCAATACAAACGTCAGTTCTTGTTTGCTTTCCTACTACAAGAGTTTCAAAAATTAGGTTAGGGTTTTTAATTGTTTTACGTATTAGAGAAGTATTAACCCTGATTGTCTCTACAAAAGACTCTCGTGAGCCACGTATAACAACCTCAGTTTCTGGCTGTTGAATACTTCTGCTTTCTCCACCTTTTGCACTTACGGCAAATCCTTTTTTACATCCGTCTATAAGCAGAAGTGTATTACCTGATAAAATTGTGTCTATGGCCTCATCCATGTTTTTTACTTCTGTTGCTTCCACTATATTTAGTATGTTTTTTTGTATATCATCAAATAGGTTCTCTTTGTCCACAAGTTTACCGTGGGGGTCTGTAATATGGATGTTAACCATAAGAGATTTAACAACATACTCAAGTATCAGCTTTTTATCTCCCAATCCGTCAATAAAACCGATTAGAGCTTTAGTCTGATGCTTTACACCAAAATGAAATTCTCTAAAAATAATATCATCACTTTTGCCTAAGATATTTTTTAACCTCTGGGCATTTTTATCCAAAGAATAATCAAAGTCTTGCTGACCGCCCACATAAGATACTTTATCAGGTGAAGGTGTGTTATAATCTTTTTGCTTGCTTTTCACATCTTTAACAAATTTTATAAATTTAGATAGTTTATTAATCAAAGCATTTACCTTCCCAATAAAAATTATTATTATTAAATTATTATTTGGTTTTATTCGTTATTCTATGTAACTTTAAACGTGGGAAAATTTATGGTTTTCTACGTTTTTGAGACTCATTTTTTCCTTTTTCTCTTACTTGGATAAATTGCTCATTTTCATATTTTTTAAGAACTTGGGTTAAGTGTTCGGAATGCTCTTTTTCATCATCAATTATGGACTGTATTGCTGTTTTTATATCTTTGTAGGAAGAATAGGCCTCAATTTCTTCCTCATAAAGGATTACGGCTTCCAATTCTCCCTTAATATCTTCTCTAATATTATTAAGGATTATCTGCTTGTCATAAGATGGATTATATAATTGCATGGTGGATTTGGGTTTATGATAATCTTCGTGTTGTTCTAAAGAAGCTTTATATTGGACAGGGTCATACTTTCTCAGAAGGTTGAGAACAGTTTCATAGTGTCTTTTTTCATCCTGCATTATATGATACCAGACTTCATTTACATTTATCATGTTGGAATTAGCAATGTGGTTTTGGTATCCGTTTATTGCTATTAATTCTGCAATCATTATTTCTCTCAGTCGGTTGGTAACTTTACGTGCAGTACCTTGAGGCTGACCAGATGGATATGTATAACTCATTATTACCTCCATAAATATGTAAAAGGGAATACTGTTTATATTCTATGTTTTTCATTTGTATTTGGTGAAAAATTTTTCAAATCAATCTTGACATTTACGTAGCGTAAAGGTGTATATTTATCCTGTCAGGAGGTTTAAAGCTATGGAATACACAATAAAAAAACTGGCTCAATTAGCCGGTGTAAGCACAAGGACACTTAGGTACTATGATGAGATAGGCATTCTCAAGCCGGCGAGAATAAATTCATCAGGATACCGTATTTATGGTCGGAAGGAAGTAGACAGACTTCAGCACATTTTGTTTTATCGGGAACTGGGTGTGGAACTGGATAAAATAGGAGAATTTGTGAATAATCCTGCTTACGACTGTATTTCTGCTTTACAAAACCACCGAGAAAAGCTTTTAGAAAAGAAAAAGCAGCTAGAGCAGTTAATTAATACTATTGATAAAACAATAGCTGCTAATGAAGGGAGAATTAAAATGACAGATAGAGAAAAGTTTGAGGGCTTCAAGCAAAAGATTTTGGATGAAAATGACAAAAAATATGGAGAGGAAATTCGTGAAAAGTACGGGGAAGACACTGTGAATCAATCATACGATAAATTAATGGGGATGTCAGAGGAACGATATAAGGAATTTGAAAAACTTACAGAACTTGTCTTAGATACATTAAAGCAAGCCTATAAAACGGAAAATCCGGCAGGGGAGCTTGCACAGAAAGCCGCTGACCTGCATCGTCAATGGCTTAGCTTTTCCTGGCCTAGTTACAGCGGTGAAGCCCATGCTGGGCTTGCGCAAATGTATGTAGATGACGAAAGATTCAGAGCATATTACGATAAGGAACAACCGGGTATGGCAGAATTCTTGAGAGATGCAATTCTTATCTACACCGGGAAAACAGACAAATAATAAATAAACGGGGGTGCTGCAAAACAGAAAGTTTAATACCTGTACTTGCGTACAGGTTAAGAATATAAGAAATAGTTTTGCAACAGCCCCGTTTAAACTACCTCAATGCTTTATTGAGGTTTTGAAGGCCTTGATATTTCAGTGAGAGTGTCGGCAACTTCAGTGTCATATTTAGCATCGGTTGCCACATCACCTAGTGCTACAATACCTACAAGGTTGTTATGATCAACAACGGGTACTCTTCTTATCTGGCTGTCAGCCATCATTTTGGTAACTTGTGACATTTCCATGTCAGGGCTGACAGAAGTTATACCGGTTGTCATAATTTCTCTTACAGGTGTTTGCTGTGGATTTTTACCTACAGCAATGTTTCTAACAACGATATCTCTGTCAGTTACTATACCTACAACACTTCCCTTGTCACAAACAGGGATTGATCCTACATTATGCTGCTGCATTAATTTTGCAGTGTCAACAATAGAAGCATTTGGTTCAACATAGGTTACATTTGTAGTCATTATATCTTTTACTTTCATCGTAATCATCCTTTCATAATGATTTCAAAATTATTGTTTCCGAAAGGAATGATTAAAGTCGTGGAAATTTTTTTATTTAAAATATTTCATATTTTCATTTATATACTGTTCGGCAGTGTAGGCTGCGGAAGCTCCGTCAGCAGCAGCCGTAATAATCTGTCTCAGGTACTTTTCACGCAAATCTCCGGCTGCGAAAACACCTGGAATATTGGTTCTCATTCTATCATCTGTTATAACATAACCATCCTTGTTAAGTTCTACCTTATTCTTTACAAGTGAGGTATTGGGATTTAAACCAATTGCTACAAACAAGCCATCTACACTTATGGAATTTAGTTTTCCTGTTTTAACATTCTTAATTTTCAAGCCTTCAACACCAAATTTACCTTCAATTTCTTCTACTACAGAGTCCCATAAAAACTCAATTTTTTTGTTGCAACATAGCTCGTTTTGAAGGAGCTTTGTGGCTCTCATTGCATCCCTTCTGTGAATTATATAAATTTTGGGACAGAATCTTGCCAAATAAAGAGCATCCTCGGCAGCTGTATCACCGCCTCCAACAACTGCAACTGTTTTTCCGCGGAAAAAAGCACCGTCACAAACAGCACAGTAGGAGACGCCAGAACCTCTTAATTTCTCTTCATTTGGCAAGCCAAGCATTTTGGGCGATGCTCCCATACAAAGAATTATTGTTTTACTTTCAAAAGTATTGTTTTTAGTTTTTACTTTTTTAATATGTGAATCCAGATCAAGCTCAAGTACTTCATCATTTAATACTACCGTACCGAATTTTCTTGCCTGTTTTTCCATTCTCAATGCAAGGTCGGAGCCTCCTATAGGTTCTTCAAAGCCGGGGTAGTTTTCCATTACATCAGCTGTAGCCATTTGTCCGCCTGAAAACATTTTTTCAATAACCAGGGTGTCAAGTTGTGCCCTGGAACTATAGAGAGCAGCTGTATAACCTGCCGGACCTCCGCCTATTATTATAACGTCATTCATAACTATGCCTCCAAGAATAAATGTTATATTATATGAATTCCCAAACTAAAATAAAATAAAACACAAAAAAATACTACTTTTCATATAAATAATTAGAAGTACTATTACATAGATAGAGAGTGCATATGTTTTGTCCAAATTTTCTTTATTCTAAAGAACCAAGACCTCCACAACCTGATAATCCATCATTTGAAGAACGTCAGACTATGGCAAAATATGCATTATACAGAACTTGCCATCTGGAAGACTATGGCAATATTTTGAATGCATTTTCACCATCTGAGAATATTACATCCATAGCCAAGCCTGGTCACTTCAAAGGAAAAAGTGTGGGCATTATAGGCGGAGGCCTTGCAGGAATGGCTGCAGCCTTTGAACTTCGAAAGCTTGGATTTGATATTACAGTATTAGAGGCATCAGAGGAGCGGATAGGTGGTAGAGTTTATACATATTATTTTGATAGAGAAAAAAAACTTTATGGCGAACTGGGGCCTATGAGAATACCTGTCAACCATGAGACTGTTTGGCATTATATCAATTTATTCAAGTTGAATACAAGACCATTTATACAAAGTGACCCGGGTACCTTCATATATCTTCATCAAAGAAGAGCAAGAAATGATCCTTACGGAAAAAATGTTATGAAGTACATTTATCCTACTTACGACCTTACCTCATGGGAAGCAAAAACACCGTGGCAGGAATTAGGTTATTACGGTATAGAAGCGCCTGTACTTGAAGCACCTCCGGCTGCAAGAATTGAAGTAATTCAGGTAAAACCACGATACAGCAGGCAGTTGCTTTTCTGGGACAGCCTTAGTACTAGACAGATGTTTGAATATAAAAACCTCAGTCAGGGTGCCATTAACCTTCTCTCAAACCTATTTCCGGTAGCAGGAGAGTTACTGTATCACAATTATGTGGATTTAGTACAGGAATACTTCCCTGTGAACTTCTGGTTTCTGTATGAAATAACAGGAGGAATGGTAAATCTACCTTTAGCATTTCATAGATCATTTACAACTAATTCCCCTTGGGAGTATTATCCGGATATACCGGCTGAACTTCTTGGTAAAGTTACATGGAAGCAGGGAATAAAGGTAAAAGGAATATATAAATGCCTTGAAAACGGCAAAGTAACCCTAGCATATGACAGCAAAAAACTCATGGAAACAGGGTATGAGAATTTTGATTATATTGTATGTACAGTTCCATTCTCTGTTTTAAGAACCTTTGAAATAGCCCCAATGTTCAGCAGTTTAAAAATGCAGGCAATAAAGGAAGTAACCTATACTAACGCCCAAAAGACTCTCCTTAACTGCAACAAGAGATTCTGGGAAGAGCAAGGGATATTTGGAGGCGGTTCATATACAGATCTGCCTGTAACTGGTATATGGTATACTTCTGGTCGAGGACAAAAAAGTACGGAAGATGTACCCGGTGTAATTGTTGGCTCCTATAATTTTAACCTGGATGCTGTAAGGTTAGGTAATATGACTGACGAGGACAGATTTGAAAAAATAAAAAGAAATGTTGAAGAAGTCCACGGATTTTCTAAGGGATATCTCAATGATATTGCTACAGACTTTAAAACACAGGTTTGGGATAATGATCCTCTTTTTAGAGGAGCATTCTGCTATTTTACACCACAGCAGAAAAAATTATTTTCATGGGCAATGACTTTGCCAGAATATGGGGATAGAGTCTACTTTGCAGGTGAACATGTATCTGCAATACACAGATGGCAGCAAGGGGCGCTCAAAAGCGGTATGGAAGCTGCAAACGCTATAGCACGTACAAATCTGTATACACGCTAATCACAATTACCGTTTTATAATTTAATTAGGTGGTATACTAAATAATAGATAGATTTTAAACAATATAGGATAGAAAGGAATAAATTGTATGACTGAAGAACAAATGCTTGAAAAAAAGGTATGGGCTGTAGTAGGTGCAAATCAGGATCCTGAAAAGTATGGAAATAAAATATATAAGAAGTTGAAAAATAGCGGATATGAGGTTTATCCTGTCAACCCAGGATATGAGACTGTAGAAGGGGACAAATGTTATAAGGACTTATCTTCCCTTCCCAAAAAACCAGAAGTAATTGATATGGTTGTTTCACCTAAAATAGGGAAGAGTGTCATAGAAGAAGCCGCAAAATTAGGTATCAAAAACATATGGCTTCAGCCCGGAACATATAATGATGAATTGTTAAAAAGAATTAACGAGCTTGAACTTGATACAGTTATGGCTTGTGTACTTGTAGCTTTGAGATAGAAAATAAATAAAGGGAGTTGTTGTAAATTAAGTTTTATATTTCTTAACCGTACTTAAGGAGTATAAATTATATCAATGGAAGCAATCATTGATATAATTTTATACGTAAGTACAGGTGGTAAGAAAAAACTTTCTGTTTTACAACAACTCCCTTTTACATAAAGCATTTCAATGAAAATGAAAAAATAGTATAATTAAGACTATAGCAGCTTTATTATAAAATATTGGAGGGCTTACATGTCAATAAAATATCAGGATATGGCAAGAACTGGTAATACTAAACTATCGAGATTTGTAGCATCTGTTTCAGTTATACTATACTTTTATTTTTTAATCGGAAGTTTTATAGGCTCAATACCAATAGTATACGCTTTAATCAAAAATAGAGATGCTATTGTGGATTTAACTTATTCAACAGATGTTTATGCATTTATGGACGAATATGTAAACCCTTTTACAAACTACATATTTACCAATTTTACAATTTACTTTATGTTAGCGGGTTTATTTATAGCAATAAAGTTTATACATTATAGGACCTTTACTTCACTTATAACAACGAAAAGAAAAATCCAGTGGAGCAGATTCTGGATAGGTTTTTTAGTTTACGGCGGGCTTTCTGCTGTCGGGGCTGTAATAGATTATTTCTTATCGCCTGAAACTTATTCAATCAGTTTTGATGCGTCAAAATTCTGGATTGCTTTGCCTTTTATTCTTATTATGACACCCTTACAGGCAGCTACAGAAGAATTTGTTTTCAGGGGATACGTAATCCAAAGCTTCGGACTTAAAATAAAAAACGGTATACTGCTTGCGGCTATATCGGGTTTTATGTTTACGCTTCCGCATCTTATGAACCCTGAAGTAACCGCCTCAAGCACAACAGGTGTTATAGATACTGTTTGCATGGTTTTGAATTATTTTGTTGTTGGAATGATTTTTGCTATGGTTACAATAAAAACAAATTCTTTAGAGGCAGCAATAGGAGCTCATGCGGTAAACAATCTTATAGCATTTTTGCTTTTGGGGTATCCTGATAATGCACTTTCAACAAATACAGTATTTTACACATCCACTTTTAACCCGACAGGAAGTCTTATATCGGTAATAATTACAGGTTTTTTGTTTTACTTTATTACAGGATTTTTAATAAAAGAGCCAGTACAGACCGAAGAAGACTTCAAAATTACTTGTTAATAATACATAGGAAAAGGATGAAGTTATGAGTCTTCAATTTATTTATGGAAGGTCAGGTTCGGGGAAATCTTTCCATTGCTTGAATTCAATAAAAATTAAACAGAATATGGACAGCAGTAAAAAACTTGTCCTCCTTGTACCGGAGCAGTATACATTGCAGGCAGAACGTGACTTAATAAAGGTTCTCGGAACAGGAGGAATTTTAAATACTGAAGTGTTGAGTTTCAGGAGAATGGCCTATAGGGTTCTGAATGATGTTGGCGGAATTACATATCCGCATATACATCCTGCCGGAAAAAACATGATTATATATAGGATTCTGGATAGATTAAAGGAAGAATTTACTATATTTTACAAATCTGCCAATTGTAAAGGGTTTGTAAATACTTTGTCTACACTGATAACCGAGCTTAAAAGGTATAACGTAAAGGCGGAAAGCTTCGATGGAGTTTTAGAAGAACTTACTGAGGACAATTATCTTGCACACAAGCTAAAGGAAATAAAGCTCATTTACGGTGAGTTTGACAATATGCTTGAGAATCGCTACAGAGATACCGATGATGAATTGACATTACTATCATCTAAACTTTACTGTACAGAAATGTACAGTAAATCGGAAATTTGGATTGATGGTTTTGCAGGATTTACTCCTCAGGAGATTGATGTAATATCCAAGCTAATGCAACAAGCAGAGAATGTTTATATAACTATATGTACCGATGTACTTTTTGACGAGGTAAAGTCAGATTCTACGGATGTTTTTGCATCAGTAAAGAGATCTATTAAGAAATTTGTAAGTATAGCGGAAGCATGTGGGGTTAAAATACTTCCGCCTGTGGGCCTGAACAAGGCAATTCTGCCCAGGTTTAAAGACAGCAGAGAACTACAAAGCCTTGAAGCAAATTACTTTTCCTTTCCGTATAGGGCTTATCAGCAGCCAACAACAGATATAGAGCTTTTTGAATCAGTAAATATTTATGCTGAAATTGAAGAGTGTGCAAGGGATATAATAAGGCAATGCCGTGACAATGGTATGCAGTTTAAGGACATAACCGTTGCTACAAGAAATCTTGCAGGATACGAAAATCTTATAGAAGTAATTTTTGAACAGTACAACATACCATGCTTTATAGATTCCAAAACTGAAATATCAAATCATCCTTTGGTAAGGATGGTGCTTTCAATGCTGGAGATATTTACTGAAAATTGGTCCTATGAAGCGGTTTTCAGATATCTTAAGTCAGGACTTACTGGAATAGATGATACAAAGATAGACTTATTGGAAAACTATGTTCTGGCCTGCGGGATTAGGGGCAGTCGTTGGACTCAAGAGGAGGATTGGAATACAAGTATTGAATTCAAACCTGATGATAAACAGAATCCTGAAAATGATGAAATGCTGCTGCAGGTAAATATGACTAGAAACGAAATAAGGGAACCTCTTTTGCGTTTTCGAAACAGAACAAAGGGTAGAAGAACTGCAGGGGATTTTTGTACCGGAATTTATGAGTATCTAGTTGAAATCGGTGTAGAAGAAAGAATACGTAACTATATAGACAGTTTTTCAAAAAGTGGCCAGTTAAGGCTTGCAGGGGAATATCAGCAGGTCTGGAACATACTCATGGATGTTTTTGATCAGGTTGTAGAAGTAATGGGAGATGAAACCTTTGGGATTGAAAAGTTTGCCAATGTATTCAAAATAGGACTGGCAGAATACAAGATTTCATCTATTCCAGCATCACTAGACCAGGTTTTAGTAGGAAGTATTGAGCACTTAAGAAGCCACGAAATAAAAGCTCTATACATTCTGGGAACCAATGACG
It includes:
- a CDS encoding flavin monoamine oxidase family protein, whose protein sequence is MFCPNFLYSKEPRPPQPDNPSFEERQTMAKYALYRTCHLEDYGNILNAFSPSENITSIAKPGHFKGKSVGIIGGGLAGMAAAFELRKLGFDITVLEASEERIGGRVYTYYFDREKKLYGELGPMRIPVNHETVWHYINLFKLNTRPFIQSDPGTFIYLHQRRARNDPYGKNVMKYIYPTYDLTSWEAKTPWQELGYYGIEAPVLEAPPAARIEVIQVKPRYSRQLLFWDSLSTRQMFEYKNLSQGAINLLSNLFPVAGELLYHNYVDLVQEYFPVNFWFLYEITGGMVNLPLAFHRSFTTNSPWEYYPDIPAELLGKVTWKQGIKVKGIYKCLENGKVTLAYDSKKLMETGYENFDYIVCTVPFSVLRTFEIAPMFSSLKMQAIKEVTYTNAQKTLLNCNKRFWEEQGIFGGGSYTDLPVTGIWYTSGRGQKSTEDVPGVIVGSYNFNLDAVRLGNMTDEDRFEKIKRNVEEVHGFSKGYLNDIATDFKTQVWDNDPLFRGAFCYFTPQQKKLFSWAMTLPEYGDRVYFAGEHVSAIHRWQQGALKSGMEAANAIARTNLYTR
- a CDS encoding CPBP family intramembrane glutamic endopeptidase, which gives rise to MSIKYQDMARTGNTKLSRFVASVSVILYFYFLIGSFIGSIPIVYALIKNRDAIVDLTYSTDVYAFMDEYVNPFTNYIFTNFTIYFMLAGLFIAIKFIHYRTFTSLITTKRKIQWSRFWIGFLVYGGLSAVGAVIDYFLSPETYSISFDASKFWIALPFILIMTPLQAATEEFVFRGYVIQSFGLKIKNGILLAAISGFMFTLPHLMNPEVTASSTTGVIDTVCMVLNYFVVGMIFAMVTIKTNSLEAAIGAHAVNNLIAFLLLGYPDNALSTNTVFYTSTFNPTGSLISVIITGFLFYFITGFLIKEPVQTEEDFKITC
- the trxB gene encoding thioredoxin-disulfide reductase, whose protein sequence is MNDVIIIGGGPAGYTAALYSSRAQLDTLVIEKMFSGGQMATADVMENYPGFEEPIGGSDLALRMEKQARKFGTVVLNDEVLELDLDSHIKKVKTKNNTFESKTIILCMGASPKMLGLPNEEKLRGSGVSYCAVCDGAFFRGKTVAVVGGGDTAAEDALYLARFCPKIYIIHRRDAMRATKLLQNELCCNKKIEFLWDSVVEEIEGKFGVEGLKIKNVKTGKLNSISVDGLFVAIGLNPNTSLVKNKVELNKDGYVITDDRMRTNIPGVFAAGDLREKYLRQIITAAADGASAAYTAEQYINENMKYFK
- a CDS encoding CoA-binding protein; the encoded protein is MTEEQMLEKKVWAVVGANQDPEKYGNKIYKKLKNSGYEVYPVNPGYETVEGDKCYKDLSSLPKKPEVIDMVVSPKIGKSVIEEAAKLGIKNIWLQPGTYNDELLKRINELELDTVMACVLVALR